From a region of the Candidatus Hydrogenedentota bacterium genome:
- a CDS encoding sugar phosphate isomerase/epimerase: MAELSAKAALRALSVLLALWLATFSAHAAKPVHAFFALCMDTHDSQKRTLDQQASLLSELGFDGAGHLWLDDLSERIATLDAHGLKLYQVYMRVNVAPNVEPYDPRLKEAIASLKGSDTMLALLISGGSPSDTSHDARAVELVQEIADLAAASGVRVALYPHSGDWLERVEDALRIVQKANRPNVGVMFNLCHWLKVDDEKNL; this comes from the coding sequence GTGGCGGAGTTGAGCGCAAAGGCTGCACTTCGCGCCCTTTCAGTTCTCTTGGCGCTGTGGTTGGCGACGTTTTCAGCCCATGCCGCGAAGCCCGTTCACGCGTTTTTCGCTCTCTGCATGGACACACACGACAGTCAGAAGCGTACGCTCGATCAGCAGGCGTCGCTCCTCAGCGAATTGGGGTTCGACGGAGCGGGCCATCTCTGGCTGGATGACTTGAGTGAGCGCATTGCGACACTCGATGCGCACGGTCTGAAGTTATATCAGGTCTATATGCGCGTGAATGTCGCCCCAAACGTGGAACCGTACGATCCTCGCTTGAAGGAAGCCATTGCCTCGCTGAAAGGGAGCGACACGATGTTGGCGCTTCTGATTAGCGGAGGATCACCATCGGACACGAGTCACGATGCCCGCGCCGTCGAACTTGTTCAGGAAATCGCTGATCTGGCTGCGGCATCGGGTGTGCGCGTTGCACTGTATCCCCATTCCGGTGACTGGCTTGAGCGCGTAGAAGACGCCCTACGCATTGTGCAAAAGGCGAATCGCCCGAACGTCGGTGTTATGTTCAACCTATGCCATTGGCTGAAAGTGGACGACGAGAAGAACCT